One Olsenella sp. oral taxon 807 DNA segment encodes these proteins:
- a CDS encoding ATP-binding protein, with amino-acid sequence MRSTPCSSVVSMDDPEVRAIIEAIMESKARKAGLTGAYRHAESDLGRRVWSMAEGGRGAYLWGEPGTGKTWAASCAVRMAMESQDPLRPVAARIVSSKRLLDDVKAGYDGGIRGALEGARTIRLLALDDLGVERPTDWAVETLAELIDARTMAGLPTIVTSNYRIGQLASLWGGMPGKRTASRLAGACEAIEVTGRDRRWE; translated from the coding sequence ATGCGAAGTACGCCATGCTCTAGCGTCGTCTCGATGGATGACCCCGAGGTCAGGGCCATCATCGAGGCGATCATGGAGTCGAAGGCGAGGAAGGCCGGGCTCACGGGGGCCTACCGGCACGCGGAGAGCGACCTCGGCCGGCGCGTGTGGTCCATGGCCGAGGGGGGTCGCGGCGCGTACCTCTGGGGCGAGCCGGGCACGGGCAAGACCTGGGCGGCCTCATGCGCCGTGAGGATGGCGATGGAGTCTCAGGACCCGCTGCGCCCCGTAGCCGCCAGGATCGTCTCGTCCAAGCGCCTCCTCGACGACGTCAAGGCCGGCTATGACGGCGGCATCCGAGGCGCCTTGGAGGGCGCCCGCACGATCAGGCTGCTCGCCCTGGACGACCTCGGCGTCGAGAGGCCGACCGACTGGGCCGTCGAGACCCTGGCGGAGCTGATAGACGCCCGCACGATGGCGGGCCTGCCGACCATCGTGACCAGCAACTACCGGATAGGGCAGCTCGCCTCGCTCTGGGGCGGGATGCCCGGCAAGCGCACGGCGTCGAGGTTGGCCGGCGCCTGCGAGGCCATCGAGGTCACGGGACGTGACAGAAGGTGGGAGTGA
- a CDS encoding helix-turn-helix transcriptional regulator: MSVSTNIRNLREQSRMTQGELANKLGVARSTVTQWENGWSSPRMGMVQKLATFFDVSTADVVADDIRPANTVAPIPSSTSVPLRVLGVTCMGDGDEDEADRAVEVPAFVVANHPRMFVVHGIGSCMDRRFPADSALGVDPEMEPRNDDAVLVRDGVRGSFVHVYLRGSAGTVMLSADSWSESHEDIVIGPDDPPVEILGVVVWHQAYRDVVR; the protein is encoded by the coding sequence ATGTCTGTTTCCACAAACATAAGGAATCTGAGGGAGCAAAGCCGTATGACCCAAGGCGAGCTTGCGAACAAGCTCGGTGTTGCTCGATCCACCGTTACCCAATGGGAGAATGGCTGGTCAAGCCCTCGCATGGGAATGGTCCAGAAGCTCGCGACGTTCTTCGACGTCTCAACGGCCGACGTTGTGGCGGACGACATTCGGCCTGCAAATACCGTCGCGCCTATCCCGTCGTCGACCTCGGTCCCGCTGCGCGTCCTAGGCGTAACGTGCATGGGGGACGGCGATGAGGACGAGGCGGACAGGGCGGTGGAGGTGCCCGCGTTCGTGGTCGCAAACCACCCGAGGATGTTCGTAGTCCACGGAATCGGATCATGTATGGACAGGCGCTTTCCCGCCGATTCGGCGCTTGGGGTCGATCCGGAGATGGAGCCTCGCAACGACGACGCAGTACTCGTGAGGGACGGTGTGCGCGGGAGCTTCGTGCATGTCTACCTAAGAGGATCTGCCGGCACGGTGATGCTCTCGGCCGACAGCTGGTCGGAGTCACACGAGGACATCGTGATCGGCCCGGACGATCCGCCGGTCGAAATCCTCGGCGTGGTCGTATGGCATCAGGCGTATAGGGACGTTGTCAGATAG
- a CDS encoding tyrosine-type recombinase/integrase, which translates to MEVHADASGTWWCRPYLGQARDGSAIRPYRSFAEASSREEAQALAEDWAASLTADGSVRSARLADLLDDYNDMRARNGASPNSVRTWRLFARYVRAHLRGALARDLTVADMGDLEQRLLMPKGEGGQGLCRNSVLCVHNYLRAAYNHLVGVGVVESNPMVLAAKPSPERHEAAALGEWDFASVHRAIDGAMREAGGGPGDRRRAACALAAWLALHAGVRVGEACALRRRDVSRLSRYLHVGGTVIEEPGRAPWRRDVTKGRRCRNVALTEGDVAVLDAAMEGQDGALGRQGPDAPLVTADGSLMRPTAVSRSFSRMRRALGLPPGVTFHSLRHTHASWCLAHGVDLKTLSERLGHADEATTLRIYAHVMPGRDAAAARAFEEAARRAAGP; encoded by the coding sequence GTGGAGGTCCATGCCGACGCGTCTGGCACCTGGTGGTGCCGCCCGTACCTCGGCCAGGCGCGCGACGGCTCGGCCATAAGGCCCTACCGGTCATTCGCGGAGGCGTCGTCGCGCGAGGAGGCCCAGGCGCTCGCCGAGGACTGGGCGGCGAGCCTCACCGCCGACGGGTCCGTGAGGAGCGCCCGGCTCGCCGACCTCCTCGACGACTACAACGACATGAGGGCCCGCAACGGCGCGAGCCCCAACAGCGTGCGGACCTGGCGGCTCTTCGCCCGCTACGTGCGCGCCCACCTCCGTGGCGCCTTGGCCCGCGACCTCACGGTCGCGGACATGGGCGACCTCGAGCAGAGGCTGCTCATGCCGAAGGGCGAGGGCGGGCAGGGGCTGTGCAGGAACAGCGTGCTCTGCGTGCACAACTACCTGCGCGCCGCGTACAACCACCTCGTGGGCGTCGGCGTGGTCGAGTCGAACCCCATGGTCCTCGCCGCCAAGCCGTCGCCCGAGCGGCACGAGGCCGCCGCGCTCGGGGAGTGGGACTTCGCCAGCGTCCACCGAGCCATCGACGGGGCCATGCGGGAGGCCGGCGGGGGCCCAGGCGACCGCCGCCGGGCGGCGTGCGCGCTGGCCGCCTGGCTCGCCCTGCACGCCGGCGTGCGCGTCGGCGAGGCGTGCGCGCTGCGCAGGCGCGACGTGTCGCGCCTCTCGCGATACCTTCACGTGGGCGGGACCGTCATCGAGGAGCCTGGCAGGGCGCCCTGGAGGCGGGACGTGACGAAGGGCAGGAGGTGCAGGAACGTGGCGCTCACCGAGGGCGACGTCGCCGTCCTGGACGCCGCGATGGAAGGGCAGGACGGGGCCCTCGGCAGGCAGGGGCCCGACGCCCCGCTGGTCACCGCCGACGGCTCGCTCATGCGGCCCACGGCCGTGTCGCGCTCCTTCTCGCGGATGCGGCGAGCCCTCGGCCTGCCGCCGGGCGTGACGTTCCACTCGCTGCGCCACACCCACGCGTCGTGGTGCCTCGCGCACGGCGTGGACCTCAAGACGCTGTCGGAGCGACTGGGGCACGCCGACGAGGCGACCACGCTCAGGATCTACGCGCACGTGATGCCGGGTCGCGACGCCGCCGCCGCCCGCGCCTTCGAGGAGGCGGCCAGGAGGGCGGCCGGGCCGTGA
- a CDS encoding 3'-5' exonuclease, which produces MDMCEIITGYPLDRVVAFDTETTGLSPSRDEILSVAVVDGHGRELVSSLVRPSRKRSWPEAQRVNHISPQMVAGAPRIEELCDRLAGYLGGNYLAVSYNGDFDARFLHAAGVLPNPWVEHGFDVMREFARVHGRRRAGSSSHKFSKLTECAAHYGYAFGAHDAAEDARATAHCFRALLCDERYVRLVLGDEAETHRHPATTQTKATTRRVIALLGGGRRGAGEGTLRMGSVTRGKNAGSPRYDVVVGESVVAHLSKSGMDDARGFFGVSDDSDLPGEVKCKVILKGGDGSASCAVELVGNAPSLAAALEQAKADRPERREWSATVTIPASPTTPWASLSHDEVRERVSAMEEVGRQDIQSMGPVMRAVFVIVAVVAGLFAALCLVAVPSMLSRGSDVRPVVVTALMCGGVSLLMRGIAKTAKGSGSGPGA; this is translated from the coding sequence ATGGACATGTGCGAAATCATCACGGGATACCCTCTTGATAGGGTGGTGGCCTTCGACACGGAGACAACAGGGCTCTCGCCGAGCAGGGACGAGATCCTGTCCGTGGCAGTGGTAGACGGACACGGTAGGGAGCTGGTCAGTTCCCTCGTGAGGCCATCCAGGAAGAGATCGTGGCCGGAGGCTCAGAGGGTCAACCACATATCGCCGCAGATGGTAGCTGGTGCGCCGAGGATCGAGGAGCTGTGCGACCGGCTCGCGGGGTACCTCGGCGGCAACTACCTCGCAGTGTCGTACAACGGGGACTTCGACGCGAGATTCCTCCACGCGGCCGGAGTGCTCCCTAACCCATGGGTCGAACACGGATTCGACGTGATGCGGGAGTTCGCGAGGGTCCACGGAAGAAGGAGGGCGGGCTCGTCGTCCCACAAGTTCTCCAAGCTCACGGAGTGCGCCGCACACTACGGCTACGCGTTCGGTGCCCATGACGCAGCCGAGGACGCGAGGGCCACGGCGCACTGCTTCAGGGCACTTCTGTGCGACGAGAGGTACGTCAGGCTCGTGCTAGGAGACGAGGCGGAGACACATCGTCATCCTGCCACGACGCAGACCAAGGCCACGACCAGGCGTGTCATTGCGCTCCTCGGGGGAGGGAGAAGGGGTGCCGGGGAGGGGACCCTCAGGATGGGAAGCGTGACGCGCGGCAAGAACGCGGGATCGCCGCGCTACGACGTGGTCGTGGGCGAGTCCGTGGTCGCGCATCTGTCCAAATCTGGGATGGATGACGCAAGGGGCTTCTTCGGTGTCTCAGACGACTCCGACCTTCCCGGGGAGGTCAAGTGCAAGGTAATCCTCAAGGGAGGGGACGGGAGTGCGTCGTGCGCGGTCGAGCTCGTCGGCAACGCGCCTTCGCTCGCCGCTGCCCTCGAGCAGGCCAAGGCCGACCGTCCCGAGAGGCGCGAGTGGAGCGCGACCGTCACGATACCGGCGTCGCCGACAACGCCATGGGCCTCGCTCTCGCACGACGAGGTAAGGGAGAGGGTGAGTGCGATGGAGGAGGTTGGGCGCCAAGACATCCAGAGTATGGGCCCCGTCATGCGCGCGGTCTTCGTCATCGTCGCGGTGGTCGCCGGCCTCTTCGCCGCACTGTGCCTCGTGGCAGTGCCGTCGATGCTCTCTCGGGGCAGTGACGTGAGGCCCGTGGTCGTCACGGCGCTCATGTGCGGGGGAGTCTCGCTCCTGATGAGGGGCATCGCGAAGACGGCCAAAGGCTCGGGTTCCGGGCCGGGTGCATGA
- a CDS encoding ImmA/IrrE family metallo-endopeptidase, whose translation MAVEVPRSVSVLGLAYAVETADMDGEDGSVSPARQLIRLSSGLSAEKREQVFLHELVHALLDQLGYADLYGDEHLVQGLAIGLHQALAGRDGVPTSSGSGSGTGRSLPPTSTPCPCGRPSRP comes from the coding sequence ATGGCGGTCGAGGTCCCACGGAGCGTGAGCGTCCTCGGCCTGGCATACGCGGTCGAGACCGCCGACATGGACGGCGAGGACGGGTCGGTGTCACCGGCGAGGCAGCTCATACGGCTGTCGTCGGGCCTGTCGGCCGAGAAGAGGGAGCAGGTCTTCCTCCACGAGCTGGTGCATGCGCTGCTCGACCAGCTCGGGTACGCGGACCTGTACGGGGACGAGCACCTGGTGCAGGGGCTCGCGATCGGGCTGCACCAGGCACTCGCGGGCAGGGACGGGGTCCCTACTTCCTCCGGCTCGGGGTCTGGGACAGGGCGCTCCCTGCCGCCGACTTCGACGCCTTGCCCGTGCGGCCGTCCCTCAAGACCCTAG
- a CDS encoding orotidine 5'-phosphate decarboxylase / HUMPS family protein codes for MPMKLQLTLDSPSVEDCLDLVLATRDSVDIVEVGYPLLVEEGLSLVRHVKHAFPDKTVLADAKIFHSGGYVSEKCFEYGADVVSVMGLASDETFRAVLGVAQQHAGHVVGDLAGIEGYVARALELETLGVRSVVVPSGLGADGAELSEVSDLGEAGNAAPLEALRELNEQLSHVMVAVVGHIGMDTIDRVVEAEPDIVLVGRAIVSASDPRGAAAALKAKMG; via the coding sequence ATGCCAATGAAGCTGCAGTTGACCCTTGACTCTCCAAGTGTGGAGGATTGTCTTGACCTGGTGCTCGCCACGCGAGACTCCGTGGACATTGTCGAGGTCGGCTATCCGCTGCTGGTCGAAGAGGGCCTCTCGCTCGTGCGCCACGTGAAACACGCTTTTCCGGACAAGACGGTGCTCGCCGATGCGAAGATCTTTCACAGCGGCGGTTATGTGTCCGAGAAGTGCTTTGAGTATGGGGCGGACGTCGTGAGTGTGATGGGCCTTGCCTCCGACGAGACCTTTCGCGCGGTGCTCGGCGTGGCGCAACAGCACGCTGGCCACGTCGTGGGTGACCTCGCCGGCATAGAGGGCTACGTGGCGCGTGCGCTCGAGCTCGAGACACTGGGCGTCAGGTCCGTCGTTGTGCCATCTGGCCTCGGTGCCGACGGCGCGGAGCTTAGCGAGGTCTCTGACCTGGGAGAGGCTGGGAACGCCGCACCGCTCGAGGCGCTGCGTGAGCTCAACGAGCAGCTGAGTCATGTGATGGTGGCGGTTGTCGGTCACATCGGAATGGATACCATTGACCGCGTGGTCGAGGCGGAGCCAGACATCGTCCTTGTCGGTCGCGCCATCGTCTCTGCAAGCGACCCGCGCGGGGCCGCCGCAGCTCTCAAGGCCAAAATGGGCTAG
- a CDS encoding helix-turn-helix transcriptional regulator, which translates to MRSRLRVVLAERRLRQKEVARRLGVDKSSVWRWTTDEGIAQASLGTLASLARAVGCEVEDLYEM; encoded by the coding sequence ATGAGGTCGAGGCTAAGGGTCGTGCTCGCCGAGAGGCGACTGAGGCAGAAGGAGGTCGCGAGGAGGCTCGGCGTGGACAAGTCCTCCGTCTGGCGCTGGACGACCGACGAGGGCATCGCGCAGGCGAGCCTGGGGACGCTCGCGTCGCTCGCGAGGGCCGTCGGGTGCGAGGTCGAGGACCTGTACGAGATGTAG
- a CDS encoding DEAD/DEAH box helicase, which yields MTNLFAKLGLNEQILEGVEALGFTVPTPVQSKAIPEVLAGRDIIASAQTGTGKTAAFALPILQVIAEASRTAREQQAAEIAADRRRKAGEGASCDDLAVAEKAVSSNAGTASGNDSPPVLADAIEKGASTSAKVNPDGSIAKPRRRHHIKKKLGTSSSRAEKAKAKRPEAGGSSATTASNGAPKPKSRRTSRRRKGTRKQGDNALARQADPNAHPFGPFALVVTPTRELAAQIEEVVSVVCEKTGQRAVVVMGGAKFKRQIKGLEAGCDLLVATPGRLIDLMDHDHVNLDCVQCLVLDEADRMLDMGFWPSVRRIVAACPKKRQTLLFSATIPPSIKGTVDAMLTDPVTIEIARMGQTAETVEEHLCPVVQSQKIQLLEALLNTGGASGERPDRVLVFCRTKRRADDLEKHLKKTGIKVDVMHADRPQKARERALESFRGGKVQVLVATDVMSRGIDVSGIDAVVNFDVPMDPEDYVHRIGRTGRAGATGHAYTFVAPDEITPLREIEYFTRKLVPLWELAGFDYDETRIVPNDHRSTTKPTRNLFSGSRGRGRGFGGGRYGRHY from the coding sequence ATGACTAATTTATTCGCCAAGCTCGGGCTCAACGAGCAGATACTTGAGGGCGTCGAGGCCCTCGGCTTTACGGTCCCCACCCCCGTCCAAAGCAAGGCCATTCCAGAGGTGCTTGCCGGACGAGACATCATAGCCTCCGCACAGACGGGCACGGGAAAGACGGCGGCCTTCGCGCTACCCATCTTGCAGGTTATAGCCGAGGCCTCTCGCACGGCCCGCGAACAGCAGGCAGCAGAAATCGCCGCCGACCGTAGGAGGAAAGCGGGCGAGGGCGCCTCGTGCGACGACCTCGCCGTCGCAGAAAAGGCCGTCTCTAGTAACGCGGGCACGGCCAGTGGAAATGACTCGCCACCTGTCCTTGCCGACGCGATCGAGAAGGGTGCGTCAACCTCCGCGAAGGTGAATCCCGACGGGAGTATCGCCAAGCCACGAAGGCGTCACCATATCAAGAAAAAGCTGGGAACATCGAGCTCAAGGGCCGAGAAGGCTAAGGCGAAGCGGCCTGAGGCAGGCGGTAGCTCGGCTACGACTGCCAGCAATGGTGCGCCCAAGCCCAAATCCAGACGCACGTCTCGCCGCCGCAAGGGCACGCGCAAACAGGGAGACAATGCCCTCGCAAGGCAGGCGGACCCCAACGCCCATCCCTTTGGACCATTCGCCCTGGTGGTGACCCCCACGCGCGAGCTCGCAGCGCAGATCGAGGAGGTCGTCTCTGTCGTCTGCGAGAAGACCGGACAGAGGGCCGTCGTCGTCATGGGAGGCGCAAAGTTCAAGCGCCAGATCAAGGGACTCGAGGCAGGCTGCGACCTGCTCGTCGCCACGCCGGGACGTCTCATCGACCTCATGGATCACGACCACGTGAACCTCGACTGCGTGCAGTGCCTGGTGCTCGATGAGGCCGACCGCATGCTTGACATGGGCTTCTGGCCCAGCGTTCGCCGCATTGTCGCGGCCTGTCCAAAGAAGCGCCAGACGCTGCTCTTCTCGGCCACCATTCCCCCTTCCATCAAGGGTACGGTCGACGCGATGCTCACCGATCCCGTCACCATCGAGATCGCCCGCATGGGACAAACCGCAGAGACTGTGGAGGAGCATCTTTGTCCCGTGGTCCAGAGCCAGAAGATCCAGCTCCTTGAGGCCCTCCTTAACACGGGTGGCGCCTCGGGAGAGAGGCCCGACCGCGTGCTCGTGTTCTGCCGCACCAAGCGTCGCGCCGATGACCTGGAGAAGCACCTCAAGAAGACAGGCATCAAGGTTGATGTCATGCATGCGGATCGTCCCCAAAAGGCGCGCGAGCGAGCGCTCGAGAGCTTTCGTGGGGGCAAGGTGCAGGTCCTTGTGGCAACCGACGTGATGAGCCGCGGCATCGACGTGAGCGGCATTGACGCTGTCGTGAACTTTGACGTACCCATGGACCCCGAGGATTACGTGCATCGCATCGGCCGCACGGGACGAGCCGGAGCCACCGGTCATGCCTACACCTTCGTCGCGCCCGACGAGATAACGCCCCTGCGTGAGATCGAGTACTTTACCAGAAAGCTCGTGCCGCTCTGGGAGCTGGCGGGCTTTGACTACGACGAAACGCGCATCGTCCCTAACGATCACCGATCCACCACGAAGCCCACGCGCAACCTCTTTAGCGGCTCGCGCGGTCGTGGTCGTGGCTTTGGCGGCGGTCGCTACGGCAGGCACTACTAA
- a CDS encoding DUF6291 domain-containing protein encodes MSGTKFTWFPKLTETCERVPPEYRGELMLALVEYGTYGTVPELEWPLDAIFVSLREDIDNSKEMRARGARGGRPPKETKVEPASEEAKPDYDVPTAPENQDGDDISESGNQDSDKVSDPENQNADVVSESENLDADRFPTPETKVEPASEEAKPNPYQYIPIHTKPEEVRVARARRPPAFSPPSAEEVEAYCRAHEPPLRVDAARFVDYFEAQGWRLSNGNRMRDWRAAARNWSNRERPRSGQMVTGGEVDAKYAML; translated from the coding sequence ATGAGCGGCACTAAGTTCACCTGGTTTCCCAAGCTGACCGAGACCTGCGAGAGGGTACCGCCCGAGTACCGGGGCGAGCTCATGCTCGCTCTCGTGGAGTACGGGACGTATGGCACCGTCCCGGAGCTTGAGTGGCCGCTCGACGCGATCTTCGTGTCACTGCGCGAGGACATCGACAACTCCAAGGAGATGCGGGCGCGCGGAGCACGGGGCGGCAGGCCCCCGAAGGAAACCAAAGTCGAGCCTGCTTCCGAGGAGGCGAAACCGGACTATGACGTGCCCACAGCCCCCGAAAACCAGGACGGCGACGATATTTCGGAGTCGGGAAACCAGGACAGCGACAAGGTTTCGGACCCAGAAAACCAGAACGCGGATGTGGTTTCAGAGTCAGAAAACCTAGACGCAGACAGGTTTCCGACCCCCGAAACCAAAGTCGAGCCTGCTTCCGAGGAGGCGAAACCCAATCCATACCAATACATACCAATCCATACCAAGCCAGAGGAAGTGCGTGTGGCGCGCGCAAGGCGCCCGCCCGCCTTCTCCCCGCCCTCAGCCGAGGAGGTGGAGGCGTACTGCAGGGCGCACGAGCCCCCGCTTCGGGTTGACGCCGCCCGCTTCGTGGACTACTTCGAGGCCCAGGGCTGGCGCCTGAGCAACGGCAACCGGATGCGCGACTGGAGGGCTGCGGCCCGCAACTGGTCGAACAGGGAGAGGCCCAGGTCAGGGCAGATGGTGACGGGTGGTGAGGTGGATGCGAAGTACGCCATGCTCTAG
- a CDS encoding helix-turn-helix transcriptional regulator: MQTLKRAREERGVKQRAVAEYLGVSRQTYCRYEGQQEKMTIEQAKAVCRFLHCDIADIFLPENVS, translated from the coding sequence ATGCAGACCCTCAAGAGAGCTCGGGAGGAACGAGGCGTCAAGCAGAGGGCGGTCGCCGAATACCTCGGAGTATCACGTCAGACATACTGCCGCTATGAAGGGCAGCAAGAGAAGATGACGATAGAGCAGGCAAAGGCCGTCTGTCGCTTCTTGCACTGTGACATAGCGGATATTTTTTTACCTGAGAACGTTAGTTAA
- a CDS encoding single-stranded DNA-binding protein — MECRSTQRDQQTGEWRDRANWVDVVVFGSRADAIAPRLAKGSKVAVSGRLRWSQWQDKQTGTNRSKLEVIADEVVFLTPQQQPTNQAQQQAPQGRAYAPQATQAAPRPQAAPAYAPPAQGVYDESIPF, encoded by the coding sequence ATGGAATGTCGATCAACTCAAAGGGACCAGCAGACCGGGGAGTGGCGCGACCGGGCCAACTGGGTGGACGTCGTCGTGTTCGGCAGCCGGGCCGACGCCATCGCGCCCCGACTGGCCAAGGGCTCCAAGGTCGCCGTCTCGGGCAGGCTCCGCTGGAGCCAGTGGCAGGACAAGCAGACGGGCACGAACCGCTCGAAGCTCGAGGTCATCGCCGACGAGGTCGTGTTCCTCACGCCGCAGCAGCAGCCGACCAACCAGGCGCAACAGCAGGCCCCGCAGGGACGGGCGTACGCGCCTCAGGCGACGCAGGCGGCCCCACGGCCGCAGGCGGCACCAGCCTACGCGCCGCCCGCTCAGGGCGTGTACGACGAGAGCATTCCGTTCTGA
- a CDS encoding helix-turn-helix domain-containing protein, with translation MTTAAAQGEGLGELATWSLAEASRVTRVPLRTLYRSVRDGDLKVVAPRGAKRGWRVLDAELRRWLGCS, from the coding sequence ATGACAACAGCAGCTGCGCAGGGAGAGGGGCTCGGCGAGCTCGCCACGTGGTCGCTCGCCGAGGCGTCCAGGGTGACGCGCGTGCCCCTGAGGACGCTCTACAGGAGCGTCAGGGACGGCGACCTCAAGGTGGTGGCGCCCCGTGGCGCCAAGAGGGGCTGGCGGGTCCTCGACGCCGAGCTGAGGAGGTGGCTCGGATGCTCATAG
- the metA gene encoding homoserine O-succinyltransferase produces the protein MPINIPDGLPAKKTLRQERIFALEEEAADRQEIRPLDVVILNLMPTKIETETQILRLISKSPLQVNCDFMRVSSHEATHVSQDHLVKFYDTFDSFESKNYDGMIITGAPVEQLAFEEVDYWDELCQIIDWSQEHVFSTMYLCWGALAGLYHLYDIPKRQLPAKLFGVFMQRLCDEYNFLTNGFDEVHGMPHSRHAAIETTELAKHPELHVLSEGFSSGPALIATRDFHEVYVTGHFEYGRDTLSDEYWRDFKSGLPIRVPERYFPDDNPERQPIFTWRAHANLLYRNWLNWVYQMTPYDLSRIPAEIARLRDGSNGTIDKFGA, from the coding sequence ATGCCCATCAACATCCCAGACGGTCTGCCCGCCAAGAAGACCCTTCGGCAAGAGCGCATCTTTGCACTCGAGGAGGAGGCTGCCGATCGCCAGGAGATACGTCCCCTCGACGTTGTCATCCTCAACCTCATGCCCACCAAGATCGAGACCGAGACGCAGATCCTGCGCCTCATCTCAAAGTCGCCCCTGCAGGTAAATTGCGACTTCATGCGCGTCTCGTCCCATGAGGCCACCCACGTGTCCCAAGACCACCTTGTTAAGTTCTACGACACCTTCGACAGCTTCGAGAGCAAAAACTACGACGGCATGATCATCACGGGTGCGCCCGTAGAACAGCTGGCCTTCGAGGAGGTAGACTACTGGGATGAGCTCTGCCAAATCATCGACTGGTCGCAGGAGCACGTCTTCTCCACCATGTATCTGTGCTGGGGAGCCCTCGCAGGCCTCTATCACCTGTACGACATCCCCAAGAGACAGCTGCCCGCTAAGCTCTTTGGCGTGTTCATGCAGCGCCTGTGCGACGAGTATAACTTTCTCACGAACGGCTTTGATGAGGTGCATGGGATGCCGCACTCTCGCCACGCCGCAATTGAGACGACGGAGCTTGCCAAGCACCCGGAACTGCACGTACTCTCCGAGGGTTTCTCGAGCGGACCTGCGCTCATCGCCACGCGCGACTTTCACGAGGTGTACGTGACCGGACACTTTGAGTATGGGCGTGACACGCTCTCGGACGAGTACTGGCGCGACTTCAAGAGTGGCCTGCCCATCCGTGTGCCCGAGCGCTACTTTCCCGATGACAACCCCGAGAGACAGCCCATCTTCACGTGGCGGGCACATGCCAACCTGCTCTATCGTAACTGGCTCAACTGGGTGTACCAGATGACGCCGTATGACCTCTCGCGGATACCGGCAGAGATTGCCAGGCTGCGTGACGGCTCAAACGGCACGATCGACAAGTTCGGGGCGTAG